The genomic interval CATCCAACCGCTGGCGCGGGGCAAACTATCTTGGTCCCCAGTAAACCCTGGTCCCGCCCACGGGGCTAGATTCAGAGGCAGGGGGACcaagggtggtggtggtaatgCAGGACCGGCCTCCCCCCAGGTGGGGTGGGAGGCGGGGCGGGAGGTGGGGCCACCTCCTTCTTGGGCAGAGGCGGGCCCGCACAAGGTATAAAAACTGCCCGCACGGGAGCCCAGGCCAGCTTCGGGGTTGTCCTGGGACGTGTCCGCCTTCCTCAATCTCACCATCAGGCGAAGGCAGCGGCCACGTATCTTTTGGCTAAAGGACTCAGCGTCCAGTGCTTCAGCAGAAGGATCTAAAGGGATCGCCACTAGCGCCGCCACCATGCCCAACTTCTCTGGCAACTGGAAGATTATTCGATCGGAAAACTTCGAGGATTTGCTCAAAGTGCTGGGTAAGATTTTGGAGCGCCAGGGAGAGGAGACGGGCGCCTGAGTTCTCTGAGGTGGAGATGAGAAAGAAATGAGGGGCTTGAATCAGGGCGTGGGAGGCTGGGCGCCTGCATCCCCAAGAAAAAGGGCCGTACACCTGGGTCCCAGGCCCGGACACCCAAATCCTGCTTTTTCTGGCGGGGCGCCCACCAATGCCAGCTCCTTCAGTGACTCAGCCTGTGAATCAAGTAGAAACCAGAAACACGAGGTCGGTATTCTTGGAGTGAGGAAGGGGGCTCTTGCAGTTTAGAAGCTGCAAACCCTGCATACAGGCAGGGAGCCCGAGTCCCTACCCCACGGAGCCCCTCAGAGACATTCCAGCCTCCTTCCCTGTCCCCACTGGTAACCCAGTCCCCAGGGCAAGTTTATTACCTCAGCACCCCCTTGGTCATGATCCCTTCTCTCTTCAGCACTTTTTCCACTCTGCTCCCACCCTCATCCCTATCCGTGAGACAAATATTTTCCTGCAGCAAGCAGTTCGAGTTCTAAAATCACTCTGGATAATTATCACTTTCTTCGATTTCAACAAATGGCTTTGTGTGTAATCCCCCTACTTACTGCCTTTCTGAAAATCTgagttctcttctcccttcctccctggagAGCCACTGCAGCCTAATTGGGTGGTGTTGGTTAAAGGTGGGGAAGTTGTATCCACCCAGATAGCCCTTCCCAATTCCTATGTACCCTCTGTCTGGGGAAGGGGTGAAAACCAGGAAATGTCTAAAAAGGGGATTCTGGGAAGAGATGGAAATTAGTTAAGCAATTGGGAAGCCACCTGGGAGCCCTGGAGCCATCCGTTTCTGGATTGAACAGAGAGAACCCAGTcgggctgggtggggaggggcacctTGTGTGGGGTGGGGAGCTGTAGGAGTGAATCCGGACCTAGGAAGGCTCTGGAATGCTATAGGGAAAGTGGGGATTTTCATCATTTCTTGCTATTAGTTCTTGCAGTCTAACCACGGTACTTGTAGTCACCTCAGTCTTTGTTGTTCTGCTTTTGCTGAAATTAGACCGAAAGGATAGAATATTTCCCTTCAGAAAGCCtagatgctgcctgacctgtggtggcacagtgggtaaagcatcgacctggaatgctgaggtcaccagttcgaaagcccaggcttgcctgctcaaggcacagatgagaagcaactcttaagttgatatttcctgctccctccttctcccctttctttctctctctctcatctctctaaaatcaataaataaaatcttaaaaaataaaaagcctagaTATCATTTCCTCCCCCATCTTCTCTGGATTTGACTTCTCTCCCCAGTGGATGAGGCAGGGGCCTGAGGCACTCCAGGTCCCAGCTGAAGAATAAGATCCAAAGCCCaaccttgtctgtctgtcttcatcTGTTTGTCCTCCCTGCAGGGTCTCTCACAGCCACGAGCCCTCCTCAGTTCCTGCTGGGGGACAGATTGAAAACAGACGCATTAACACTGCCCTGAGTCAGCCAAGGTTGTCAGCCTGGCCCCAGCTCCACAGGCTGTAGAGGCTGGCTGGAGGGGCGTCTCCTCTGAACCCAGCAGCCTTGCCTCCACAGGAACCTTAGTTCCTTCTCACCTTCCTTTGCCTTAATCAAGGGTCCCTTTCCTTGTGAGAGGTGTTTGGAAGGTAACTGTCCCATGCAGTATGATGGTCATGGCATGTAGCAGGTTCTGCTCATGTAACAGGAAAGATGGATGTTAGATAGCAGGATGGACTTCCCAGGAAGCAACAATGAAGTAGTCTCTGTCCAAAAAGATGGAGTAGGCTGTGCCTCCTCTACCAAGTCAATTAGACCTGGAACTTCAGTCATTTATCCATGGACCTGGGATCAGCAGCTAAAAAGCAGGTGCCAAAAAAAGCAGCAGGCTCCTGGAGACAGggctctctccttcccactcccTCTTTCTGGACCAGAGAGGTTTTGCTGTGGTGTCATGGAGAAAGAGGACTTATTTCTCTAGGAATCCAGGTCTAGAGGAGAGTCAGGAAGTTTGGGCTAGATCAGGGGTAGGGGAATCCTGCTCACCTGGCCCAGCCCAGTGTGACCCCTTAATGCCTACCAATTACTTCTCTGAGGGGTTCTGCTCCAGTTCAGGGTGGGAAGCCAGGCTGGGCAAAGTGATGTGAAACTTAAACTAGGGCCACTTCACTCCTGTGTCTCCCTGCCTGCTTGTCATTCTGTCAGAGGTGTGTTCTTTCTTGGCTCCTCCACCCCTCTAATAActggggagcagagagaagggaTCCAATTTGGGAAAGGATGGGGGAGACAGACACAGGGACTCTGAATGAGAAGACCTTACCAcctgaggtgggggtgggtgatTCTGGAGTCAGGGACATATCAGGGGAGGGAAGGGCAGTGTCCTTTTCTGTCCTTGAAGGGAGAAGAAGGGTGTGGGAGCCTTGCAGGAAGGCAGGTGAGCAGGAGTCTGATGCGGAGAACTTTGAGCCTCAGCTCCAGCTTTTTCTTTGCATTCCTTTTATCAGTAAAAATAATAGCAACAGTAAGACTAGCTACTGTTttctaaaaactttttctttttttaaatttatttcttaagtgagaggaagggagacagatttctgcatgcaccctgaccaggatacatctggcaaaccccctactggagatgctctgcccatctgaggctgttgctcaacaatcaaactattttttagcacctgaggtgaaggttccacagagccatccttagctccctggccaatgcactcgaaccaatagagccatggctgcaggagaggataagagagagagagagagaaggggggaggtggagaagtagatggtcacttcttttgtatgccctgaccagaaattgaacccaggacattcacacgctggactgactctctaccactgagccaaccggccagggccctgaaaacTTAAaggtgtgcctggcactgtgtgcTTAGCCTTAAACCTACCTCATCCCATTTGCTAGGGGGCTATAAAAGAAgctattgtctccattttacaatTGAGGAATCtaaggttcagagaagttaagccATTTTCCTGGGGTCACCTGCAAGGGAGGCTGAACCAGGTAGAAATGGCGCCTAATGGATCTTACTCCAGAGCCTCTATCTTCCCTAGGCTGCTGGCCACCTCTTCCCCTGCTGAGAATCCCTGTTCCTTCTCATTTGGGGGAGGGACAGAAATTGGGCAAAAGAAGGCCTGCATAACACTAGACGGAAGGTAGATAGCACAAGAGGGAAGTGATCCCTATTTCTGGAACATAAACGGTATGGCCTGGACTGGGAGTGTCTGCCCTGCAGTTGGGCAGAGGGGAAGACACAGTGGCTCTAATGAGCCCAGCCCCGCAGTAGGTCTGAAGTGGGGTAGACAAGGGCCAAAAGTGAAATGAGCAGAGCCAATGTAAGCCCATAGCAGGATGCCTGCTGGGTAAGGGGAATGAGGGCAAGTTCTCCCTAAGAACTCTTTGAGTGAAGAGCTGAGGCTCAGGGGAGTGATCCAGGACTGCTGACTCATTCATGTGGGGTGGCAGCTAGGAGCAGGATCCTTAAGGGCGGTGTACTGCCTCTCAATCTTCTCTTTCTAAACCCCACCATCCCTCAGGGCTGCACCCCCTGCcctctttttaaatatactttctcGGAAACCAGGCAGCTGCTCCAGCTGTCCTATGGGGAGAGTGTCACACATTTGCCTGGAGCCCCCCGAAAGGtgagcctctctcctctccacagGGGTGAATGTAATGCTGAGGAAGATTGCTGTGGCTGCCGCGTCCAAGCCAGCAGTGGAGATCAAACAGGAGGGAGACACTTTCTATATCAAAACTTCCACCACTGTGCGCACCACAGAGATTAACTTCAAGATTGGAGAAGAGTTTGAGGAGCAAACTGTGGATGGGAGACCCTGTAAGGTAAGTGCCAGAGAGGAGTTCCTCAGGGTCAGGGCTTCTGTTGCCCTGCCTCTCATGTTCTAGCCTTTtcctggatttctttcttttctaaaggaGAAAGTCCCTAGGTAGTGGTAGTGGTTAGAAAGGGGGTATATCCCCTATCCCTCTTGCTGCATTGTCCCTCCTGTGAGCCCAGCTCACTggccacttctttctttcttttttttattttttttttaatttttattcatttttagagaggacagagagagggagagagagagacagagagagagagaagggggggaggagctggaagcatcaactcccatatgtgccttgaccaggcaagcccagggtttcgaaccggcaacctcagcatttccaggtcaacgggCCACTTCTTTCTTGCAGAGCCTGGTGAAATGGGAAAGTGAGAACAAAATGATCTGTGATCAGAGGCTTTTAAAGGGAGAGGGTCCCAAGACCTCCTGGACCAGAGAATTGACCAATGACGGGGAGTTGATCCTGGTaagtcctccctcctcccagctaAGAGCAAGCCCACTGCTACCTTGTAGGATTTTCTGGGACATTCCAGGGTGCTGGGTGTTCAAGGACAAACACGTCTCCTGATGGGGCTGCTGGGTTGTGACTAAACTGTCCCTGTCTCATACAGTGCCTTGTGCAAGTGAGAAATGATGTCCCTTCTGTGTGGAACAATGGCCATGCACTGAGAGGTCCCAGCAGTTCTCCAGGGGAGCTATCCCCCTGGCTTGGGGATTAGGATGTTGGAGGGACCCTTGAGGCTCTTTTGCTGTCTTCTCTTCCATGAGGCACAGGCATTTTGAGACCAGCTCCTGACTCTTGGTCCTGAACCAAGGAGCAGGTTTGGGCCTAGTGACAAACCAAAGTTCCCTTGTTcaaccctcctcttcctcccaagCCACAGGACCCAGGGGACTCAGGCTAACAACGACTTCTGTCTTCCCTCCAGACCATGACGGCGGATGACGTTGTGTGCACCAGGGTCTACGTCCGAGAATGAGTGGCTGTGGGTCTGAGAGATGCTCAAGCTCGTCCCCAGCCTGTGCTCCTGCTTCCCTGCTGTGTAGGCcgtccctcccccttcccctctaggCTAGCTTCCCCTCACCTATGTTCCTTTCCCAGGTGCTGGATGTCTTCTGCAGGGgctctgtttttttccttttcttttcttttctttttttttttttttttttgtatttttctgaagctggaaacggggagagacagtcagacagactcccgcatgcccccgaccgggatccacccggcacgcccaccaggggtgaagctctgcccaccagggggcgatgctctgcccgtccagggcctcgctctgccgcgaccagagtcactctagcgcctggggcagaggccaaggagccatccccagcgcccaggccatccttgctccaatggagccttggctgcgggaggggaagagagagacatagaggaaggagcggaggggtggagaagcagatgggcgcctctcctgtgtgccctggccgggaatcgaacccgggtccccccgcacgccaggccgacgctctaccgctgagccaaccggccagggccagggctctgtttttttttttcttttctttttcttttcttttctttttttttttttttggcccctcccctcccttataCCAACAGAGAGGGTTGGATTGCAAAAGCCCAGATCACTAATTCCAGAATCACTTCCCCCACACCCCTAATTGTCAGTCCCAGCCCCAAACCAGCCCAGAATAGTCTCTCTTTCTGTGAGGGTGAGAGGGAAAGACTGGCTCTCTGGTTTCTACTTGGTCCCTGTAGCCTatacagtataaaatatttattggttagttttattaaaatgtttttaaaaatataacctgTCCCTGATTCATTGGAAAATAGATAAGTGTCTTTGTGGGAGCTGAGGTTTCAGCAGCAGGGATGTGAGCTACAATCCTCCCCTTCATTCTTCTCACCACCGCCTCTTCACTCAATGCTCAACTCATGAGCAGCACCTCCACTTCTCCAGCCTCCTCGGTCCCCCCTCTGGCTTCCGAGGTCACCAGGGCCTCATCCTCCTGACCTCTCAGAGGGGCGCTGGACACTGAGTAGCTGATTCCTATCTTCTCCCACGTTCTCCACAAAGGTGACAtagcttcttcctcctcctcctcctccaattgttccttctctctcctccaaccTGTCTGTGGGCAACCCCAGGCCTGGCCTTCCTTGGCCTCCCGCATGTTCCAGATGAGCTCATTGATGCCCCCAGGCTGTCCTGCCCAGGTCTCTGGGTCTGAGATAAACCTGTCTCTGACTTGAGATCTCTCACATACCCCTTCTGCTGGCTCCTAAATCTTCCAAGTCCCTTGGTTCCTTCTCctatccatctttttttttatttttatttttttaaagattttatttattgattttacagagagggcagggagcaagacgtatcaactcatagttgctttactttagttgttcattgattgcttgtcatatgtgcattgaccagacaagcttagggtttcaaaccagcgacctcaacactccaggttgatgttctgaccactgtgccaccacaggccagaccccACCCATCTCCTTGAACCTCCACACTCAGTCCTGTACTGCTTCTTTCCAAAATTCATCCTGATCTCTCTCAAATGCTTGCCTTCCTTCCCCAGGTTATTGCCATAGGCCAGAACTTGCCATCACTCAACaggttggtttttgttgtttttttttaagattttatttactcattttagagaggggagaaagagagcgagagaaagagaagggaggaagcatcaactcccacatgtgccttgaccaggcaagccaagggtttcgaaccaacaacctcagtgttccaggttgacactttatccactgcgccaccaaaggtcaggcatcACTCACCAGGTTTTATACAGCAGCagcttctaactggttttcctgTCCTTCTCTTACTTTGTCCTTGGTGAGTGAAATGAGTACAAGTGTTGgaataagagtttttaaaaaaattaattttagagaaaggatgggagatcgatttgttgttccatttatttatgtattctttggttgatttttatatgtccctgacccagggattgaacccacaaccttggcatatcaaaaTGATGGTCTAGcatgacctgtgctggcacagtggatagagggtcgacctggaatactgaggctgccggttcaaaaccccaggattgtctacggccataccaccctgaatgtgcCCATCTCATCTGATGACAAAATCCTGGGCTCCCTAGTCACAGCACATACAAAACGCAACTgctgagagttgatgtttctcactcccccccttctctctctttctcctctctctaaaatcaataaaactttaaaaacaaaacaaacaaacaaaagatggcttaatcaactaagctacctggtCATGGCATTAGAAGAGTTTCGAATCTTGGTTCTGCCACTTGCTGTTggtgtgacctcagacaagttATTTAGTTTCTCACACAGCTGAGGTGGCTTCTCCCAGCAGCAGTGCTGACAGTGGCATGTTTCACAACCTCTGTGGCAGGTAAGCTTCCTTCCCCTGCAAGACCAGACTGCTCTCCGGCCGGGGTCTCCTGATCCTGCCCCATGAGATGCCACGTGCTGCAGCTGAGGGCTGAGTCAGGGCCCGGGAACTGGGGAGACAGAGTCCAGAGTCTCtgagtgtggggtgggggaagtgAGGGGTCCTTTCATTTATTCACCCAACTGTCATTTCCTGAGTGCCTCCTAGGTGCTGGGAATCCAGAAgtgaaaaaaatgagcaaaatctcTGTCCTCGTGGGGCCtatgaagagaaatattttttttgatactttttatttattgagttttattttatttttatttgttcatttttctagagaggagaaagagagagagagaaaggggggaggagcaggaagcattaacaccgatatgtgccttgactaggcaagcccagggtttcaaaccagtgacctcagcgttccaggttgacgctttatccactgtgccaccacaggtcacgctaCTTACTgagttttagaaagaggaagggaaaaaaagagagagagacagaaatatcagttggttcctgtatgtgccctgactagggaccaAAAccgcaacctttgcatattaggATGATACTCCAACTAAcggaactatctggccagggtgaaatATAGATCTTTCCTGGGAAAAGatagacaattaaaaaaataaatgcaccaaTTCATAATTGCATTTGTATAGGTGCTATGAAGGAAaaaggggagcagagggagagagcatGATAGAGGAGGCCTCGCTTAGACGAGGTGGGCAGAGGTGGTAGGAGAGCAGGTGTTTGGGAGAACAGCATTGGGGGTCCTGACAGAGGGAGCGgtgttctaggcagagggaaccaCGGGGTAAAGGCCCTGAGGACAGTTTGGGGCTGTCTAAGGTcctgagagggaaaggggtggctGAAGGCCATCAGGCTGGATTGACCTGAGTGCCACAGTACTTATTTTATTCTAAGTGCAATGAGAAGCCATTGAAAGGCTTTTAAAAGGGGTGgcagcctgacgaggcagtggtgcagtggatagagtgtcaacctggggcgctgaggacccaggtttaaaaccctgaggtcgctggcttaagcacaggttcatctgacGAGAGcatgggggttgctggcttgagcacgggatcgtgGACAgggccccatggtcgctggcttaggcccaaaggtcactggctcagctggagctccccccactgccctggtcaaggcacatatgagaagcaatcaatgaacaaccaaaatgccacaactacCAATTGAagcctctcatctttctcccttcctatctatctgtccctgtctatccctctttctttctgtctctgtctctcacagagAGGGGGCCCTCACCCATCTAGCTCAGCCTGGCCCAGCCCTTGAAAAGTCCCTCCATCTTCCCTTCCCACCCCAAGACCCATTTGGGTGCCTCTTCTTTTACTACTCAGCTGAGCATTTGGGAGAAAATGCACAGGAAACACCATCCCCTGCCTACATTCCAAAAATTCTGTGAGATCTCCATGGGCAATCTTCTCTAAAGTCCAAACTTCTCAGAACCCAAACACAGATGGCAAAAGGACTCAAGCAGCCGAGAGGCCTGGGCCACTGAGCCCCAGGACAGGAAGGCAAAGATAAAGAAGGAGCATGTGTGATCTGCCCCCCACCCTGGGGTTGAGGGCTGACATGCGTGGCAGGGCACTGACAGGCACTTGGAGAGTCTGCACCATCTTTGGAAAACAGGTGCGTGTGCAAGCACCTTCACCCAAGACACAAGAGCATGGAGTTCAGAGAAAGCCCTCGTAATGTCAAAAGCAAGAGATTCCAAAGAAGAGAAAGCCTGGGGGGAGCCTGGGGCCCAGAGTggttgagcccccccccccccatgcctatATGTGGCAGAAAGAGCCAAGTTACAAGAACCTACAAGGGAGAGACTGGCAGAAGTCAGGCCAGAAACAAGAAGAGAGaagtgcagagagggagggggaagaaagtgCCCCAGGGGTGGGGGTCAGAGGAACTGGACCGAGCTGGGCAGGACCTCTGACCCCAGGTCCTGATAAAGGGCTGCCTCAGGACAGCCGCAGGCACAAGAT from Saccopteryx leptura isolate mSacLep1 chromosome 2, mSacLep1_pri_phased_curated, whole genome shotgun sequence carries:
- the CRABP2 gene encoding cellular retinoic acid-binding protein 2, which translates into the protein MPNFSGNWKIIRSENFEDLLKVLGVNVMLRKIAVAAASKPAVEIKQEGDTFYIKTSTTVRTTEINFKIGEEFEEQTVDGRPCKSLVKWESENKMICDQRLLKGEGPKTSWTRELTNDGELILTMTADDVVCTRVYVRE